One part of the Heptranchias perlo isolate sHepPer1 chromosome 10, sHepPer1.hap1, whole genome shotgun sequence genome encodes these proteins:
- the zdhhc22 gene encoding palmitoyltransferase ZDHHC22 — protein sequence MLKLKILNTVAPMYFLAVSFTTMILQSFVFIPTIFADDLSRPWSYCSCHFTFFLYVSANVLGNYFMILWYPSESLQTGITCPDGRQTLQPGSHFCKLCSKVILRRDHHCFFTANCIGNRNMRYFLMFGWHTSIVCLYSLVVGVAYLSVEYHLSFENPLTFLTLLPLSFFHFFFSMIPSFQLFLVLMLYIWLGIGLTCAGFCCQQILLVARGRTWYQLKKGMPPVRCTPWGANLQDVFGKRWLLGFFFPIPTVDVDPKDKWN from the coding sequence ATGCTGAAGCTGAAGATTTTGAACACGGTTGCTCCAATGTACTTTCTCGCAGTCTCCTTCACCACTATGATCCTTCAGAGTTTTGTTTTCATTCCCACTATCTTTGCTGATGACCTGAGCCGGCCATGGTCGTACTGCAGCTGCCACTTCACTTTCTTTCTCTACGTGTCGGCAAATGTTTTGGGAAACTACTTCATGATCCTGTGGTACCCATCAGAGAGCCTACAGACCGGCATCACCTGTCCCGATGGGAGGCAGACACTGCAACCCGGCAGCCACTTCTGCAAGTTGTGCAGTAAAGTCATCCTGAGGCGAGACCACCATTGCTTCTTCACGGCAAACTGTATCGGGAACAGGAACATGCGGTACTTTCTGATGTTTGGTTGGCACACCTCCATTGTCTGTCTCTACTCCTTGGTGGTAGGTGTAGCATACCTGAGTGTGGAATATCATCTCTCCTTCGAGAATCCCCTCACCTTCctcaccctccttcccctctccttcTTCCACTTCTTCTTCAGTATGATCCCGTCTTTCCAGTTGTTCCTGGTTCTGATGCTGTACATCTGGTTGGGGATTGGACTCACCTGTGCTGGTTTCTGCTGCCAACAGATTCTCTTGGTAGCTCGAGGTCGGACCTGGTACCAGCTGAAGAAAGGGATGCCCCCAGTCCGCTGCACTCCATGGGGGGCAAACCTGCAGGACGTGTTCGGCAAGCGCTGGTTGCTGGGATTCTTCTTCCCGATTCCAACGGTAGATGTGGATCCTAAGGACAAATGGAACTGA